The stretch of DNA GCAAATACCGTTTAAGTGGCGACAATAACGCGCTCGCTCGCGCATATCGAATACAATCCAATCTTTCAGCTGCACATTCGAGCATATCGAGCTTTTCTGCCAAACTGAGTCCACTCCTTAATATAAATTGCTATGCCTAATGTATACGTCAAAATGTTCAACGGCAAGCGAGCGTGATCAAGATCACACTTTCTAACGGGATATAACGGGGTGTACTTCAAAGAATTAGCAGCATAACGTTACATCTGCTTTCGGGCAATGTTAGCATTGGTGCAACTAAGATCTAAGATGGAATATTCTGCATGTCTCAAAATGTAATCCGTATCGCAACACGTAAGAGCCCTCTTGCCATGTGGCAAGCTGAATTTGTGAAAGCTGAACTGGAAAGAATCCATCAAGGCCTCACCGTTGAATTGCTGCCTATGAGCACTAAAGGTGACATCATCTTAGATACGCCTCTTGCTAAAGTGGGTGGTAAAGGCTTGTTCGTGAAAGAACTTGAAGTGGCCATACTAGAAGACAGAGCCGATATCGCCGTTCATTCAATGAAAGACGTTCCTGTCGACTTTCCTGAAGGCTTAGGTCTTGAAGTCATTTGTGAGCGTGAAGATCCCCGTGACGCATTTGTTTCAAATGACTTTAAGAGCATTAATGAACTGCCTCAAGGTGCGGTTGTTGGTACTTCTAGCTTGCGTCGTCAATGCCAAATTCGTGCAGCACGTCCAGATCTTCAAATCAAAGATCTACGTGGTAACGTTGGTACGCGCTTAGCTAAGCTAGATGCGGGTAACTATGATGCGATTATCCTTGCAGCAGCAGGCCTTAAGCGTTTAAAACTTGAAAGCAGAATTACCAGCTTTATCTCTGCTGAAGACTCATTACCCGCTAATGGCCAAGGCGCCGTCGGTATTGAATGTCGTACCGCTGATACACGCGTAAAAGCGCTACTAGCCCCACTT from Shewanella sp. Choline-02u-19 encodes:
- the hemC gene encoding hydroxymethylbilane synthase, encoding MSQNVIRIATRKSPLAMWQAEFVKAELERIHQGLTVELLPMSTKGDIILDTPLAKVGGKGLFVKELEVAILEDRADIAVHSMKDVPVDFPEGLGLEVICEREDPRDAFVSNDFKSINELPQGAVVGTSSLRRQCQIRAARPDLQIKDLRGNVGTRLAKLDAGNYDAIILAAAGLKRLKLESRITSFISAEDSLPANGQGAVGIECRTADTRVKALLAPLEHLETRLRVTAERAMNTRLEGGCQVPIGAYAELDGDILNLRGLVGNPDGSQIIEAASSGHKDDAEKLGIALAEELLAKGAKTILDAVYAKA